The DNA window GTTCGATGGCCGCCGAACTCGCCGGCGCCCAGTGGAACGAGGGCGACGTGTTCTGCTCGGTGATCCGACGCGTCGCGCTGCCCGACGCCTTCTTCGCGATCGACGGCCTGATGGAGACCTTTCTGACCGTGCTCGCCGAATTCGGTGCCTACCCGGCCGTGATCGCCAACGAACTCGACCGCTACCTGCCATTCCTGGCGACCACCAAGGTGCTGATGGCCTCGGTGCGCGCCGGCGTCGGCCGGGAGACCGCGCATGAGGCCATCAAGGAGAATGCCGTGGCCGTCGCCCTCGCCATGCGCGAGGAGGGACGCGAACCCGATCTCCTCGACCGTCTCGCCGCCGACGACCGCATCCCCCTCGATCGATCCCAGCTCGACGATCTGCTCGCCGACAAGGCGGCATTCGTCGGCGCCGCACAGGCCCAGGTCGCCGACGTCATCGCGGCGGCCGAGAAGATCATCGCCCGCTATCCCGAGGCTGCGGCCTATGTGCCGGCGCCGATCCTCTGACCTCCGGCTACGACTCGTCCGCCCGGTCGGCGTGCCCGATGTTCCAGTCCGGTAGCGCGACGTCGCGGACGAGCTTCTTGAGGGTGACGACATCGGGGAAACCGCCGTCGCGCTTGCGTTCCCACACCTGGGTGCCGTCGACGTCGATGTGGAAGACGCCGCCGGTGCCCGGCACCAGGGTCACCGA is part of the Gordonia bronchialis DSM 43247 genome and encodes:
- a CDS encoding SelT/SelW/SelH family protein, coding for MTGPQITITYCTQCNWLLRASWMAGELLNTFGTELGSVTLVPGTGGVFHIDVDGTQVWERKRDGGFPDVVTLKKLVRDVALPDWNIGHADRADES